In Trichoplusia ni isolate ovarian cell line Hi5 chromosome 7, tn1, whole genome shotgun sequence, a single genomic region encodes these proteins:
- the LOC113495932 gene encoding uncharacterized protein LOC113495932 codes for MRLFALMLFCTALVTISAEPDPKKYKAEIKDKDKQLNTTLTSDEKKFLREVEDKFGIKSDSPKEEKKKEKEEKPKVPTGRTPFPAVIAIEIVNDTDTKGGKGKRTIDANLGYGYQTNNGYTYSYFGKASQEKGKFMVYPYSQEDIPPANTHSFEHYDHSGKPLKTSVEIQPSQAFELVPVKEEKTPYHYNKPAIEFKTPSHNSYSSAGQNSNSYSPHPSTLYTTYNGEQFSGLSGQFPTVMPDYLVDPSQLIKNPEYQNVGLTQDHLRTHGSHLEQKVVPVLVLRIPSSSLTNPTAELYANLPNNYPLSNSLNNLNLQELVNQYFKKMGYSFAPQVMTYHGLGHQAESHGHGHGNSHGQRTPYEPQHYAHPYVQPSYTQSHHSGVQYSAVQPVMAKYPSSYVRQHYRTMPKGYSLYKQPALPQKYEYRYQYTNPHSAISSQKFYMPSTHYQQQTEHLPSLEVQDIQQSSLEHGAGSHDDNTQVQYVEQSHVSVGYETAVSPAAEYGAPQQQSIVEYETNSVAPEYGTPKPQSIESVQAEYQTAGTPAPEYGPAQETAASPGPQEYYSQSHEQQDTQSGYPSQSAQPYESQADVSGQQNYVYQQQEQYSNGHQDSNGHQDSNGHQDFVISENYPSKDHTIATVLPTHYKTGKQQNSGAIQSVSYVTPTPYSSKYQMPYKVMVPQTYLHHATTERVAYVNSHPMPASYSQHQDFNPEAEYTVGLHYVPPVGKQKPPPYPRNYHSHPKRMAKPENRESSSSSFSKNKNDRNEKKRLS; via the exons ATGCGGTTGTTTGCGCtg ATGCTGTTTTGTACGGCGCTGGTCACGATATCGGCTGAACCAGACCCGAAGAAATATAAAGCAGAAATTAAAGACAAAGATAAACAATTGAACACAACTTTGACTTCAGATGAAAAGAAATTCTTAAGAGAGGTAGAAGATAAATTCGGTATTAAGAGTGATTCTCCAAAggaagaaaagaagaaagaaaaagaggAGAAGCCAAAAGTACCAACAGGACGTACTCCTTTCCCAGCAGTTATTGCTATCGAGATTGTCAATGACACAGACACGAAAGGGGGAAAGGGAAAACGAACGATTGACGCCAACCTCGGCTACGGGTACCAAACCAACAATGGATACACGTACTCATATTTCGGAAAGGCCTCTCAAGAAAAAGGCAAATTCATGGTGTATCCTTACTCGCAGGAAGACATTCCCCCCGCGAACACTCACTCTTTCGAACACTACGACCATTCTGGAAAACCTCTTAAGACAAGCGTCGAAATCCAACCATCACAAGCTTTTGAGCTAGTGCCTGTAAAGGAAGAGAAGACTCCTTACCACTATAATAAACCAGCGATTGAGTTTAAGACACCCTCGCATAATTCTTACTCGTCAGCTGGTCAAAACAGCAATTCATATTCTCCACACCCGTCTACTTTGTACACGACATACAATGGTGAACAATTCTCAGGTCTAAGCGGACAGTTTCCTACAGTGATGCCTGATTATTTGGTGGATCCTTcacagttaattaaaaaccCTGAATATCAGAACGTTGGACTGACTCAAGATCATTTGCGTACTCACGGTTCTCATTTAGAGCAGAAGGTCGTGCCAGTTTTGGTATTGAGAATACCAAGTTCGTCCCTCACCAATCCAACAGCTGAGTTATATGCCAATTTACCCAATAACTATCCCCTGTCAAACTCCTTGAACAACTTAAACTTACAAGAATTAGTTAATCAGTATTTCAAGAAAATGGGATACAGTTTTGCACCTCAGGTAATGACGTACCACGGGTTAGGACACCAAGCAGAGAGTCACGGTCATGGTCACGGTAACAGCCACGGTCAGAGAACTCCGTACGAACCTCAGCACTACGCGCATCCTTACGTACAACCATCATACACTCAATCTCATCACTCTGGAGTGCAGTACTCCGCTGTTCAACCTGTAATGGCTAAATACCCGTCAAGCTATGTTCGCCAACACTACAGGACAATGCCTAAAGGCTATTCTCTGTACAAACAACCGGCTTTGCCGCAGAAATATGAGTACCGATACCAATATACAAACCCACACTCAGCCATATCGTCACAGAAATTTTATATGCCATCAACTCATTATCAGCAACAAACTGAACATTTGCCATCTCTAGAAGTTCAAGACATCCAACAATCATCCCTTGAACATGGAGCGGGAAGCCACGATGATAATACACAGGTTCAATACGTAGAACAGTCACACGTTAGCGTTGGTTACGAAACTGCAGTTTCTCCTGCCGCCGAATATGGGGCTCCCCAGCAACAGTCAATTGTTGAGTATGAAACAAATTCAGTTGCTCCCGAATACGGAACACCAAAACCTCAAAGTATAGAATCGGTACAAGCTGAATACCAAACTGCGGGTACCCCTGCACCTGAGTACGGACCAGCCCAAGAAACTGCTGCATCTCCCGGTCCTCAGGAGTACTACAGTCAGAGCCATGAGCAACAAGACACCCAGTCAGGTTATCCTTCTCAATCCGCTCAGCCATATGAGTCACAGGCGGATGTAAGTGGTCAACAAAACTACGTATACCAACAGCAAGAGCAGTACTCTAATGGTCACCAGGACTCTAACGGCCACCAGGATTCGAACGGTCATCAAGACTTCGTTATCTCAGAGAACTACCCGAGCAAGGACCACACGATAGCAACAGTCTTGCCAACGCATTACAAGACAGGCAAGCAGCAAAACTCAGGAGCGATTCAGAGTGTCAGCTACGTGACTCCGACGCCATACTCTTCGAAATATCAGATGCCATACAAAGTCATGGTACCTCAGACCTATCTCCACCACGCGACAACCGAGAGGGTGGCTTACGTAAACTCACATCCTATGCCTGCGTCTTACAGCCAGCACCAAGACTTCAATCCCGAAGCTGAATACACCGTAGGATTACATTACGTGCCACCAGTAGGAAAACAAAAGCCTCCACCATACCCTAGAAACTACCACTCACACCCCAAACGCATGGCGAAACCGGAAAACAGAGAATCTAGTTCATCATCTTTCTCCAAGAACAAAAATGACAGAAACGAAAAGAAGAGATTATCATAA